From Oryctolagus cuniculus chromosome 17, mOryCun1.1, whole genome shotgun sequence, a single genomic window includes:
- the GHDC gene encoding GH3 domain-containing protein isoform X1, which translates to MLPGPLLFLLLPLSLLLLLLLLRPPPATLGQPGSWDARLSWLAGLQHHVARGVLGWAAAWQQWKLDQSTLHVGQSQQQALAWCLQGDQGPRGPLRGSTDVSTFRNLLPLTKASQAQEECGGPLLSPPQGPYCGGTSLQATLLGLGALNKAFPGVLAPGSTARVTPTSPWPSPFPWPGRALGLLSTPGVADPKALLLAALRSPGLMALEAGTATELLDVFLGLEANGEELAAATAAGKAGAPLPGRAGELRAALEQGPRGLALRLWPRLQVVVTLDAGGQAEAVAALRALWCQGLTFFSPAYAASGGVLGLNLWPEQPPGLYLLPPGAPFVELLPVKEGAQDEAAGTILLAEAQEDKEYELVLTDHASLTRCRLGDVVRVVGAYNQCPVVRFVCRLGQALSVRGEDIREDVFQEALGRAVGQWQGAKLVDHACVESSILDSSEGSAPHYEVFVELRGLRNLSEENRAKIPGCKAASLVPGDCPISREQADGQGEDQGHALRACECPSLPPTPQSLINPGALGSGSQSAAARFPAVWTTADASLLGCPS; encoded by the exons ATGCTGCCGGGGCCCCTGCTTTTCCTCCTGCtgcccctgtccctgctgctgctgctgctgctgctgcggccgCCACCGGCCACGCTGGGGCAGCCGGGCTCCTGGGATGCCAGGCTGTCCTGGCTTGCTGGCCTCCAGCACCATGTGGCCAGGGgcgtcctgggctgggcagctgcCTGGCAGCAGTGGAAACTGGACCAGAGCACACTGCACGTgggccagagccagcagcaggcCCTGGCGTGGTGTCTGCAGGGAGACCAGGGTCCCCGCGGCCCCCTCAGGGGGAGCACAG ATGTGAGCACCTTCCGGAATCTTCTCCCTCTGACCAAGGCCAGCCAGGCCCAGGAAGAATGTGGGGGGCcgctcctgtcccctccccaagGCCCTTACTGTGGCGGGACCTCGCTGCAG GCCACGCTGCTGGGTCTGGGGGCTCTGAACAAGGCCTTCCCAGGAGTGCTGGCTCCGGGAAGCACAGCCCGTGTGACCCCCACATCGCCGTGGCCCAGTCCCTTCCCCTGGCCTGGGCGCGCCTTGGGCCTGCTCAGCACCCCCGGAGTGGCGGACCCCAAGGCCCTGCTGCTGGCGGCCCTGAGGTCCCCAGGGCTGATGGCGCTGGAGGCCGGGACGGCAACCGAACTCCTGGACGTCTTCTTGGGCCTGGAGGCCAACGGCGAAGAGCTGGCTGCGGCCACAGCTGCCGGGAAGGCGGGCGCCCCGCTGCCTGGCCGGGCAGGCGAGCTGCGCGCCGCGCTGGAGCAGGGCCCCCGGGGACTGGCCCTCCGGCTGTGGCCACggctgcaggtggtggtgacGCTGGACGCAGGAGGCCAGGCGGAGGCCGTGGCTGCCCTCAGGGCGCTGTGGTGTCAGGGGCTCACCTTCTTCTCTCCTGCCTATGCGGCCTCTGGAG GGGTGCTGGGCCTGAACCTCTGGCCAGAGCAGCCCCCCGGGCTCTACCTCCTGCCCCCGGGAGCCCCCTTCGTTGAGCTGCTCCCAGTCAAGGAAGGAGCCCAGGACGAGGCCGCTGGCACCATCCTGctggctgaggcccaggaggacAAAGAGTACGAGCTGGTGCTGACTGACCACGCCAGCCTCACCAG gtgCCGCCTGGGTGACGTGGTACGGGTGGTCGGGGCCTACAATCAGTGTCCCGTCGTCAGGTTCGTCTGCAG gctgggccaggccctgagtGTGCGAGGAGAGGATATCAGGGAGGACGTGTTCCAGGAGGCCCTGGGCCGGGCCGTGGGGCAATGGCAGGGGGCCAAGCTCGTGGACCACGCCTGTGTGGAGAGCAGCATTCTGG ACTCCTCCGAGGGCTCTGCACCCCACTATGAGGTGTTCGTGGAGCTCAGGGGACTGAGGAACCTGTCCGAGGAAAATCGGGCCAAG ATTCCTGGGTGCAAGGCGGCCTCATTAGTGCCGGGAGACTGCCCCATCTCCAGGGAGCAGGCGGATGGACAAGGAGAGGACCAGGGCCACG CCCTGCGTGCTTGCGAGTGCCCATCACTCCCCCCCACACCACAGAGCCTTATAAACCCCGGGGCCCTTGGAAGCGGGTCACAGTCAGCAGCCGCGCGGTTCCCTGCTGTTTGGACCACTGCAGACGCCTCTCTTCTTGGCTGCCCATCCTGA
- the GHDC gene encoding GH3 domain-containing protein isoform X4, with translation MLPGPLLFLLLPLSLLLLLLLLRPPPATLGQPGSWDARLSWLAGLQHHVARGVLGWAAAWQQWKLDQSTLHVGQSQQQALAWCLQGDQGPRGPLRGSTDVSTFRNLLPLTKASQAQEECGGPLLSPPQGPYCGGTSLQATLLGLGALNKAFPGVLAPGSTARVTPTSPWPSPFPWPGRALGLLSTPGVADPKALLLAALRSPGLMALEAGTATELLDVFLGLEANGEELAAATAAGKAGAPLPGRAGELRAALEQGPRGLALRLWPRLQVVVTLDAGGQAEAVAALRALWCQGLTFFSPAYAASGGVLGLNLWPEQPPGLYLLPPGAPFVELLPVKEGAQDEAAGTILLAEAQEDKEYELVLTDHASLTRCRLGDVVRVVGAYNQCPVVRFVCRLGQALSVRGEDIREDVFQEALGRAVGQWQGAKLVDHACVESSILDSSEGSAPHYEVFVELRGLRNLSEENRAKPCVLASAHHSPPHHRAL, from the exons ATGCTGCCGGGGCCCCTGCTTTTCCTCCTGCtgcccctgtccctgctgctgctgctgctgctgctgcggccgCCACCGGCCACGCTGGGGCAGCCGGGCTCCTGGGATGCCAGGCTGTCCTGGCTTGCTGGCCTCCAGCACCATGTGGCCAGGGgcgtcctgggctgggcagctgcCTGGCAGCAGTGGAAACTGGACCAGAGCACACTGCACGTgggccagagccagcagcaggcCCTGGCGTGGTGTCTGCAGGGAGACCAGGGTCCCCGCGGCCCCCTCAGGGGGAGCACAG ATGTGAGCACCTTCCGGAATCTTCTCCCTCTGACCAAGGCCAGCCAGGCCCAGGAAGAATGTGGGGGGCcgctcctgtcccctccccaagGCCCTTACTGTGGCGGGACCTCGCTGCAG GCCACGCTGCTGGGTCTGGGGGCTCTGAACAAGGCCTTCCCAGGAGTGCTGGCTCCGGGAAGCACAGCCCGTGTGACCCCCACATCGCCGTGGCCCAGTCCCTTCCCCTGGCCTGGGCGCGCCTTGGGCCTGCTCAGCACCCCCGGAGTGGCGGACCCCAAGGCCCTGCTGCTGGCGGCCCTGAGGTCCCCAGGGCTGATGGCGCTGGAGGCCGGGACGGCAACCGAACTCCTGGACGTCTTCTTGGGCCTGGAGGCCAACGGCGAAGAGCTGGCTGCGGCCACAGCTGCCGGGAAGGCGGGCGCCCCGCTGCCTGGCCGGGCAGGCGAGCTGCGCGCCGCGCTGGAGCAGGGCCCCCGGGGACTGGCCCTCCGGCTGTGGCCACggctgcaggtggtggtgacGCTGGACGCAGGAGGCCAGGCGGAGGCCGTGGCTGCCCTCAGGGCGCTGTGGTGTCAGGGGCTCACCTTCTTCTCTCCTGCCTATGCGGCCTCTGGAG GGGTGCTGGGCCTGAACCTCTGGCCAGAGCAGCCCCCCGGGCTCTACCTCCTGCCCCCGGGAGCCCCCTTCGTTGAGCTGCTCCCAGTCAAGGAAGGAGCCCAGGACGAGGCCGCTGGCACCATCCTGctggctgaggcccaggaggacAAAGAGTACGAGCTGGTGCTGACTGACCACGCCAGCCTCACCAG gtgCCGCCTGGGTGACGTGGTACGGGTGGTCGGGGCCTACAATCAGTGTCCCGTCGTCAGGTTCGTCTGCAG gctgggccaggccctgagtGTGCGAGGAGAGGATATCAGGGAGGACGTGTTCCAGGAGGCCCTGGGCCGGGCCGTGGGGCAATGGCAGGGGGCCAAGCTCGTGGACCACGCCTGTGTGGAGAGCAGCATTCTGG ACTCCTCCGAGGGCTCTGCACCCCACTATGAGGTGTTCGTGGAGCTCAGGGGACTGAGGAACCTGTCCGAGGAAAATCGGGCCAAG CCCTGCGTGCTTGCGAGTGCCCATCACTCCCCCCCACACCACAGAGCCTTATAA
- the GHDC gene encoding GH3 domain-containing protein isoform X3 codes for MLPGPLLFLLLPLSLLLLLLLLRPPPATLGQPGSWDARLSWLAGLQHHVARGVLGWAAAWQQWKLDQSTLHVGQSQQQALAWCLQGDQGPRGPLRGSTDVSTFRNLLPLTKASQAQEECGGPLLSPPQGPYCGGTSLQATLLGLGALNKAFPGVLAPGSTARVTPTSPWPSPFPWPGRALGLLSTPGVADPKALLLAALRSPGLMALEAGTATELLDVFLGLEANGEELAAATAAGKAGAPLPGRAGELRAALEQGPRGLALRLWPRLQVVVTLDAGGQAEAVAALRALWCQGLTFFSPAYAASGGVLGLNLWPEQPPGLYLLPPGAPFVELLPVKEGAQDEAAGTILLAEAQEDKEYELVLTDHASLTRCRLGDVVRVVGAYNQCPVVRFVCRLGQALSVRGEDIREDVFQEALGRAVGQWQGAKLVDHACVESSILDSSEGSAPHYEVFVELRGLRNLSEENRAKSLINPGALGSGSQSAAARFPAVWTTADASLLGCPS; via the exons ATGCTGCCGGGGCCCCTGCTTTTCCTCCTGCtgcccctgtccctgctgctgctgctgctgctgctgcggccgCCACCGGCCACGCTGGGGCAGCCGGGCTCCTGGGATGCCAGGCTGTCCTGGCTTGCTGGCCTCCAGCACCATGTGGCCAGGGgcgtcctgggctgggcagctgcCTGGCAGCAGTGGAAACTGGACCAGAGCACACTGCACGTgggccagagccagcagcaggcCCTGGCGTGGTGTCTGCAGGGAGACCAGGGTCCCCGCGGCCCCCTCAGGGGGAGCACAG ATGTGAGCACCTTCCGGAATCTTCTCCCTCTGACCAAGGCCAGCCAGGCCCAGGAAGAATGTGGGGGGCcgctcctgtcccctccccaagGCCCTTACTGTGGCGGGACCTCGCTGCAG GCCACGCTGCTGGGTCTGGGGGCTCTGAACAAGGCCTTCCCAGGAGTGCTGGCTCCGGGAAGCACAGCCCGTGTGACCCCCACATCGCCGTGGCCCAGTCCCTTCCCCTGGCCTGGGCGCGCCTTGGGCCTGCTCAGCACCCCCGGAGTGGCGGACCCCAAGGCCCTGCTGCTGGCGGCCCTGAGGTCCCCAGGGCTGATGGCGCTGGAGGCCGGGACGGCAACCGAACTCCTGGACGTCTTCTTGGGCCTGGAGGCCAACGGCGAAGAGCTGGCTGCGGCCACAGCTGCCGGGAAGGCGGGCGCCCCGCTGCCTGGCCGGGCAGGCGAGCTGCGCGCCGCGCTGGAGCAGGGCCCCCGGGGACTGGCCCTCCGGCTGTGGCCACggctgcaggtggtggtgacGCTGGACGCAGGAGGCCAGGCGGAGGCCGTGGCTGCCCTCAGGGCGCTGTGGTGTCAGGGGCTCACCTTCTTCTCTCCTGCCTATGCGGCCTCTGGAG GGGTGCTGGGCCTGAACCTCTGGCCAGAGCAGCCCCCCGGGCTCTACCTCCTGCCCCCGGGAGCCCCCTTCGTTGAGCTGCTCCCAGTCAAGGAAGGAGCCCAGGACGAGGCCGCTGGCACCATCCTGctggctgaggcccaggaggacAAAGAGTACGAGCTGGTGCTGACTGACCACGCCAGCCTCACCAG gtgCCGCCTGGGTGACGTGGTACGGGTGGTCGGGGCCTACAATCAGTGTCCCGTCGTCAGGTTCGTCTGCAG gctgggccaggccctgagtGTGCGAGGAGAGGATATCAGGGAGGACGTGTTCCAGGAGGCCCTGGGCCGGGCCGTGGGGCAATGGCAGGGGGCCAAGCTCGTGGACCACGCCTGTGTGGAGAGCAGCATTCTGG ACTCCTCCGAGGGCTCTGCACCCCACTATGAGGTGTTCGTGGAGCTCAGGGGACTGAGGAACCTGTCCGAGGAAAATCGGGCCAAG AGCCTTATAAACCCCGGGGCCCTTGGAAGCGGGTCACAGTCAGCAGCCGCGCGGTTCCCTGCTGTTTGGACCACTGCAGACGCCTCTCTTCTTGGCTGCCCATCCTGA
- the GHDC gene encoding GH3 domain-containing protein isoform X2: MLPGPLLFLLLPLSLLLLLLLLRPPPATLGQPGSWDARLSWLAGLQHHVARGVLGWAAAWQQWKLDQSTLHVGQSQQQALAWCLQGDQGPRGPLRGSTDVSTFRNLLPLTKASQAQEECGGPLLSPPQGPYCGGTSLQATLLGLGALNKAFPGVLAPGSTARVTPTSPWPSPFPWPGRALGLLSTPGVADPKALLLAALRSPGLMALEAGTATELLDVFLGLEANGEELAAATAAGKAGAPLPGRAGELRAALEQGPRGLALRLWPRLQVVVTLDAGGQAEAVAALRALWCQGLTFFSPAYAASGGVLGLNLWPEQPPGLYLLPPGAPFVELLPVKEGAQDEAAGTILLAEAQEDKEYELVLTDHASLTRCRLGDVVRVVGAYNQCPVVRFVCRLGQALSVRGEDIREDVFQEALGRAVGQWQGAKLVDHACVESSILDSSEGSAPHYEVFVELRGLRNLSEENRAKLDHCLQEVSPHYKSLRFRGSVGPAQVHLVGTGAFRALRAALRACPSLRAPPEMPRVLRHKHLAQFLHRRVVS; encoded by the exons ATGCTGCCGGGGCCCCTGCTTTTCCTCCTGCtgcccctgtccctgctgctgctgctgctgctgctgcggccgCCACCGGCCACGCTGGGGCAGCCGGGCTCCTGGGATGCCAGGCTGTCCTGGCTTGCTGGCCTCCAGCACCATGTGGCCAGGGgcgtcctgggctgggcagctgcCTGGCAGCAGTGGAAACTGGACCAGAGCACACTGCACGTgggccagagccagcagcaggcCCTGGCGTGGTGTCTGCAGGGAGACCAGGGTCCCCGCGGCCCCCTCAGGGGGAGCACAG ATGTGAGCACCTTCCGGAATCTTCTCCCTCTGACCAAGGCCAGCCAGGCCCAGGAAGAATGTGGGGGGCcgctcctgtcccctccccaagGCCCTTACTGTGGCGGGACCTCGCTGCAG GCCACGCTGCTGGGTCTGGGGGCTCTGAACAAGGCCTTCCCAGGAGTGCTGGCTCCGGGAAGCACAGCCCGTGTGACCCCCACATCGCCGTGGCCCAGTCCCTTCCCCTGGCCTGGGCGCGCCTTGGGCCTGCTCAGCACCCCCGGAGTGGCGGACCCCAAGGCCCTGCTGCTGGCGGCCCTGAGGTCCCCAGGGCTGATGGCGCTGGAGGCCGGGACGGCAACCGAACTCCTGGACGTCTTCTTGGGCCTGGAGGCCAACGGCGAAGAGCTGGCTGCGGCCACAGCTGCCGGGAAGGCGGGCGCCCCGCTGCCTGGCCGGGCAGGCGAGCTGCGCGCCGCGCTGGAGCAGGGCCCCCGGGGACTGGCCCTCCGGCTGTGGCCACggctgcaggtggtggtgacGCTGGACGCAGGAGGCCAGGCGGAGGCCGTGGCTGCCCTCAGGGCGCTGTGGTGTCAGGGGCTCACCTTCTTCTCTCCTGCCTATGCGGCCTCTGGAG GGGTGCTGGGCCTGAACCTCTGGCCAGAGCAGCCCCCCGGGCTCTACCTCCTGCCCCCGGGAGCCCCCTTCGTTGAGCTGCTCCCAGTCAAGGAAGGAGCCCAGGACGAGGCCGCTGGCACCATCCTGctggctgaggcccaggaggacAAAGAGTACGAGCTGGTGCTGACTGACCACGCCAGCCTCACCAG gtgCCGCCTGGGTGACGTGGTACGGGTGGTCGGGGCCTACAATCAGTGTCCCGTCGTCAGGTTCGTCTGCAG gctgggccaggccctgagtGTGCGAGGAGAGGATATCAGGGAGGACGTGTTCCAGGAGGCCCTGGGCCGGGCCGTGGGGCAATGGCAGGGGGCCAAGCTCGTGGACCACGCCTGTGTGGAGAGCAGCATTCTGG ACTCCTCCGAGGGCTCTGCACCCCACTATGAGGTGTTCGTGGAGCTCAGGGGACTGAGGAACCTGTCCGAGGAAAATCGGGCCAAG CTGGATCACTGCCTCCAGGAAGTCTCCCCCCACTACAAGTCCCTGCGGTTCCGGGGCAGCGTGGGCCCCGCCCAGGTCCACCTGGTGGGAACGGGGGCCTTCAGAGCCCTGCGGGCAGCCCTCcgagcctgcccctccctccgcGCCCCCCCTGAGATGCCCCGGGTCCTTAGACACAAGCACCTGGCCCAGTTTCTGCACAGGAGGGTGGTGTCCTGA
- the HCRT gene encoding hypocretin neuropeptide precursor has product MNLPSTKVSWTAVTLLLLLLLPPALLSPGAAAQPLPDCCRQKTCSCRLYELLHGAGNHAAGILTLGKRRPGPPGLQGRLQRLLQASGNHAAGILTMGRRAGAEPAPRPCPGGRCLAPAATAIAPGGRPVL; this is encoded by the exons ATGAACCTTCCCTCCACCAAG GTCTCCTGGACCGCTGTGacactcctgctgctgctgctgctgccgcccgcGCTGCTGTCGCCCGGGGCGGCCGCTCAGCCCCTGCCCGACTGCTGTCGCCAGAAGACCTGTTCCTGTCGCCTCTACGAGCTGCTGCACGGCGCGGGCAACCACGCCGCCGGTATCCTCACGCTGGGCAAGCGGCGGCCCGGGCCCCCGGGACTCCAGGGCCGGCTGCAGCGCCTCCTGCAGGCCAGCGGCAACCACGCGGCCGGCATTCTGACCATGGGCCGCCGCGCAGGCGCGGAGCCGGCGCCGCGTCCTTGCCCGGGAGGCCGCTGCCTGGCCCCGGCCGCCACGGCCATCGCGCCCGGTGGACGGCCTGTGCTCTGA